A single genomic interval of Spinacia oleracea cultivar Varoflay chromosome 6, BTI_SOV_V1, whole genome shotgun sequence harbors:
- the LOC110806261 gene encoding G-type lectin S-receptor-like serine/threonine-protein kinase At1g11330 isoform X5 produces the protein MWQSFDHPTNSFLLRMVLTSDGNASTKPMLTSWKNASNPSNGLFTAGIYHRRLSEFFIWDGDRPYWRSGPWDGRLFMGVRAMYYSAQDVGFRLENENDGTFSLSFSSASQSVTEHYVLTYDGMLTQREWEDDRGDWNVAWQSLQFECDVYGKCGEFGSCNSNNSPICSCLRGFEPRNNQEWSAGNWSDGCIRRTPLLQCGTVGGREDGFLRLRNVKVPDNAARLESDDEGDCQRQCLGNCSCSAYTYNFGFGCMIWSENLIDIQEFASAGVDLFTRVAHSELGETNKWKVTVAVTVILGTAVLVVFLYSLWRWLHRRHAGKITLNKESNWHNNMVGARLSDAEFQDLPLMKFESLVLATDNFSESKKLGQGGFGPVYKGTFEDGQEVAVKRLSRASGQGQQEFMNEVVVISKLQNRNLVRLLGCCVEGEEKLLVYEYMPNKSLDALLFDPSNREHLDWKKRFNIIKAISRGLLYLHRDSRLRIIHRDLKASNILLDNDLNPKISDFGMARIFESNQDQGDTKRIVGTYGYMSPEYAMEGRFSEKSDVYSFGVLLLEIVSGRRNSSFKDEESMSLLGHAWKLWNEGDILSLIDPAVSALDFQAEILRCIQVGLLSVQEFPEDRPSITTVVSMIESEITDLPRPTQPGFTQRRIASWNGTQQNGRDCYSVNGVSISSLGGR, from the exons ATGTGGCAGAGTTTTGACCATCCTACAAATTCGTTCTTACTTCGTATGGTACTCACATCTGATGGGAATGCAAGCACAAAGCCAATGCTTACATCGTGGAAGAATGCTTCAAATCCATCAAATGGACTATTTACTGCTGGTATTTATCACCGCAGACTTTCTGAATTTTTTATATGGGATGGGGATCGCCCCTATTGGCGATCAGGACCTTGGGATGGTCGTCTGTTTATGGGGGTACGAGCTATGTACTATTCTGCACAGGATGTTGGATTTcgtcttgaaaatgagaatgacGGCACATTTAGCCTATCCTTTTCTTCCGCAAGCCAGAGTGTTACTGAACACTATGTATTGACTTATGACGGTATGCTGACACAAAGAGAATGGGAAGATGATAGAGGGGATTGGAACGTTGCATGGCAGTCGTTGCAATTTGAATGTGATGTTTACGGAAAGTGTGGAGAATTTGGGAGTTGTAATTCAAATAATTCACCAATTTGTAGTTGCTTGAGGGGATTTGAACCGAGGAATAACCAGGAATGGAGTGCGGGGAATTGGAGTGATGGGTGTATTCGGAGAACACCGTTGTTGCAGTGTGGGACTGTAGGAGGGAGAGAAGATGGATTTTTGAGGTTAAGGAATGTGAAAGTGCCAGATAACGCTGCGAGGCTGGAGTCAGATGATGAAGGGGATTGCCAGAGACAATGCCTAGGAAATTGTTCCTGTTCAGCTTATACTTATAATTTTGGTTTTGGGTGTATGATCTGGAGTGAAAACTTGATTGATATACAGGAATTCGCCTCTGCTGGTGTTGATCTTTTCACTCGGGTGGCTCATTCAGAACTAG GTGAAACCAATAAATGGAAAGTAACTGTTGCAGTCACAGTGATTTTGGGTACAGCTGTGTTAGTTGTCTTTCTGTACAGTTTATGGAGGTGGTTGCATCGAAGACATG CAGGCAAGATAACTCTAAACAAAGAATCAAATTGGCATAATAACATGGTTGGTGCTAGGTTAAGTGATGCTGAATTCCAGGATTTACCATTAATGAAATTTGAAAGTTTGGTACTTGCAACGGACAACTTTTCGGAAAGTAAAAAGCTTGGACAAGGTGGTTTTGGTCCTGTATACAAG GGAACATTCGAAGATGGACAAGAGGTAGCTGTAAAAAGACTTTCAAGAGCATCAGGACAAGGTCAACAAGAATTTATGAATGAAGTGGTTGTTATCTCTAAACTTCAAAATAGAAATCTTGTGAGACTATTAGGCTGCTGTGTAGAAGGAGAAGAGAAATTGTTGGTCTATGAATACATGCCAAATAAGAGCTTGGATGCACTCCTCTTCG ATCCTTCTAATCGGGAACATTTGGACTGGAAGAAGCGCTTTAATATCATCAAGGCGATAAGCAGAGGGCTGCTTTATCTTCATAGGGATTCTAGATTGAGAATTATCCATAGAGATCTTAAAGCAAGCAACATTTTGTTGGACAATGATCTCAATCCAAAGATATCAGACTTTGGCATGGCAAGAATTTTTGAAAGCAACCAAGACCAAGGTGACACCAAAAGGATTGTTGGAACCTA TGGTTATATGTCTCCGGAGTATGCAATGGAAGGTCGGTTTTCAGAAAAGTCAGATGTGTATAGCTTTGGGGTGCTGCTACTTGAGATTGTTAGTGGAAGAAGGAACAGCAGCTTCAAAGATGAGGAGTCTATGAGCCTCTTAGGTCAT GCATGGAAATTGTGGAATGAAGGCGATATTTTGTCATTGATTGATCCGGCGGTTTCAGCATTAGACTTTCAAGCAGAGATATTGAGGTGCATACAAGTAGGACTATTATCTGTACAAGAATTTCCTGAAGATAGACCAAGCATTACCACGGTTGTTTCCATGATAGAGAGTGAAATTACAGATCTTCCTCGTCCAACACAACCTGGGTTTACACAAAGGAGAATTGCTTCTTGGAATGGAACACAACAAAATGGCCGTGATTGTTATTCTGTTAACGGTGTTTCAATAAGTTCTTTAGGTGGTCGATGA
- the LOC110806261 gene encoding G-type lectin S-receptor-like serine/threonine-protein kinase At1g11330 isoform X6 codes for MWQSFDHPTNSFLLRMVLTSDGNASTKPMLTSWKNASNPSNGLFTAGIYHRRLSEFFIWDGDRPYWRSGPWDGRLFMGVRAMYYSAQDVGFRLENENDGTFSLSFSSASQSVTEHYVLTYDGMLTQREWEDDRGDWNVAWQSLQFECDVYGKCGEFGSCNSNNSPICSCLRGFEPRNNQEWSAGNWSDGCIRRTPLLQCGTVGGREDGFLRLRNVKVPDNAARLESDDEGDCQRQCLGNCSCSAYTYNFGFGCMIWSENLIDIQEFASAGVDLFTRVAHSELGETNKWKVTVAVTVILGTAVLVVFLYSLWRWLHRRHGKITLNKESNWHNNMVGARLSDAEFQDLPLMKFESLVLATDNFSESKKLGQGGFGPVYKGTFEDGQEVAVKRLSRASGQGQQEFMNEVVVISKLQNRNLVRLLGCCVEGEEKLLVYEYMPNKSLDALLFDPSNREHLDWKKRFNIIKAISRGLLYLHRDSRLRIIHRDLKASNILLDNDLNPKISDFGMARIFESNQDQGDTKRIVGTYGYMSPEYAMEGRFSEKSDVYSFGVLLLEIVSGRRNSSFKDEESMSLLGHAWKLWNEGDILSLIDPAVSALDFQAEILRCIQVGLLSVQEFPEDRPSITTVVSMIESEITDLPRPTQPGFTQRRIASWNGTQQNGRDCYSVNGVSISSLGGR; via the exons ATGTGGCAGAGTTTTGACCATCCTACAAATTCGTTCTTACTTCGTATGGTACTCACATCTGATGGGAATGCAAGCACAAAGCCAATGCTTACATCGTGGAAGAATGCTTCAAATCCATCAAATGGACTATTTACTGCTGGTATTTATCACCGCAGACTTTCTGAATTTTTTATATGGGATGGGGATCGCCCCTATTGGCGATCAGGACCTTGGGATGGTCGTCTGTTTATGGGGGTACGAGCTATGTACTATTCTGCACAGGATGTTGGATTTcgtcttgaaaatgagaatgacGGCACATTTAGCCTATCCTTTTCTTCCGCAAGCCAGAGTGTTACTGAACACTATGTATTGACTTATGACGGTATGCTGACACAAAGAGAATGGGAAGATGATAGAGGGGATTGGAACGTTGCATGGCAGTCGTTGCAATTTGAATGTGATGTTTACGGAAAGTGTGGAGAATTTGGGAGTTGTAATTCAAATAATTCACCAATTTGTAGTTGCTTGAGGGGATTTGAACCGAGGAATAACCAGGAATGGAGTGCGGGGAATTGGAGTGATGGGTGTATTCGGAGAACACCGTTGTTGCAGTGTGGGACTGTAGGAGGGAGAGAAGATGGATTTTTGAGGTTAAGGAATGTGAAAGTGCCAGATAACGCTGCGAGGCTGGAGTCAGATGATGAAGGGGATTGCCAGAGACAATGCCTAGGAAATTGTTCCTGTTCAGCTTATACTTATAATTTTGGTTTTGGGTGTATGATCTGGAGTGAAAACTTGATTGATATACAGGAATTCGCCTCTGCTGGTGTTGATCTTTTCACTCGGGTGGCTCATTCAGAACTAG GTGAAACCAATAAATGGAAAGTAACTGTTGCAGTCACAGTGATTTTGGGTACAGCTGTGTTAGTTGTCTTTCTGTACAGTTTATGGAGGTGGTTGCATCGAAGACATG GCAAGATAACTCTAAACAAAGAATCAAATTGGCATAATAACATGGTTGGTGCTAGGTTAAGTGATGCTGAATTCCAGGATTTACCATTAATGAAATTTGAAAGTTTGGTACTTGCAACGGACAACTTTTCGGAAAGTAAAAAGCTTGGACAAGGTGGTTTTGGTCCTGTATACAAG GGAACATTCGAAGATGGACAAGAGGTAGCTGTAAAAAGACTTTCAAGAGCATCAGGACAAGGTCAACAAGAATTTATGAATGAAGTGGTTGTTATCTCTAAACTTCAAAATAGAAATCTTGTGAGACTATTAGGCTGCTGTGTAGAAGGAGAAGAGAAATTGTTGGTCTATGAATACATGCCAAATAAGAGCTTGGATGCACTCCTCTTCG ATCCTTCTAATCGGGAACATTTGGACTGGAAGAAGCGCTTTAATATCATCAAGGCGATAAGCAGAGGGCTGCTTTATCTTCATAGGGATTCTAGATTGAGAATTATCCATAGAGATCTTAAAGCAAGCAACATTTTGTTGGACAATGATCTCAATCCAAAGATATCAGACTTTGGCATGGCAAGAATTTTTGAAAGCAACCAAGACCAAGGTGACACCAAAAGGATTGTTGGAACCTA TGGTTATATGTCTCCGGAGTATGCAATGGAAGGTCGGTTTTCAGAAAAGTCAGATGTGTATAGCTTTGGGGTGCTGCTACTTGAGATTGTTAGTGGAAGAAGGAACAGCAGCTTCAAAGATGAGGAGTCTATGAGCCTCTTAGGTCAT GCATGGAAATTGTGGAATGAAGGCGATATTTTGTCATTGATTGATCCGGCGGTTTCAGCATTAGACTTTCAAGCAGAGATATTGAGGTGCATACAAGTAGGACTATTATCTGTACAAGAATTTCCTGAAGATAGACCAAGCATTACCACGGTTGTTTCCATGATAGAGAGTGAAATTACAGATCTTCCTCGTCCAACACAACCTGGGTTTACACAAAGGAGAATTGCTTCTTGGAATGGAACACAACAAAATGGCCGTGATTGTTATTCTGTTAACGGTGTTTCAATAAGTTCTTTAGGTGGTCGATGA